The Aureispira anguillae genome contains a region encoding:
- a CDS encoding TetR/AcrR family transcriptional regulator produces the protein MSRRTEKTHKIIQTTIRLLSQEGAGGLTMRKIAKLADIRLSNLQYYYKDKNALLEATIQDYFRQNEAEISQQIAQLPKDIEFIALLSLLLEQSLVSGSSSERCAMFREIWALATKNPKIDELVRLHYKKHNDWLVEQFAPYSQQTDLIVSILMPYIEGYSLMGNAIPVNKKDLIAHLLKMVHPYC, from the coding sequence ATGAGTAGACGAACAGAAAAAACCCATAAAATAATTCAAACGACGATTCGATTACTTAGCCAAGAAGGGGCAGGTGGCTTAACCATGCGAAAAATTGCAAAATTAGCTGATATTCGCTTAAGTAATTTGCAATATTACTACAAGGACAAGAATGCCTTGTTAGAGGCTACTATACAAGACTATTTTAGGCAAAATGAAGCAGAGATAAGCCAACAGATTGCTCAATTGCCCAAAGACATTGAATTCATTGCTTTACTAAGTCTTCTTTTGGAACAATCTCTAGTTAGTGGAAGTTCTAGTGAACGCTGTGCTATGTTTCGAGAGATTTGGGCTTTAGCTACTAAAAATCCTAAGATTGATGAATTAGTTCGTCTTCACTACAAAAAACACAACGATTGGTTGGTTGAGCAATTTGCTCCTTATAGTCAACAAACTGATCTTATTGTCAGTATTTTAATGCCTTATATTGAGGGCTATTCATTAATGGGCAATGCAATTCCTGTAAATAAAAAAGACTTGATCGCCCATCTGCTTAAGATGGTTCACCCCTATTGCTAA
- a CDS encoding YbjN domain-containing protein, protein MPVLESHRQLINDAILSLGIQPKVCQQDNNPNLWKLHRGTAQIIIVAQESTTHLDDKVPTIATMSPILQIPENFEQLADLYDFILKSNHQLIAESFSLSNRWLILSATYYLDDMRRQEIVQMLDSLSYHAQSFLSILTKEFKMLSTN, encoded by the coding sequence ATGCCAGTTTTAGAATCACATAGACAGCTAATCAACGATGCCATCCTAAGTTTAGGCATTCAACCTAAGGTTTGTCAACAAGATAATAACCCTAATTTGTGGAAATTACATCGTGGCACAGCTCAAATTATCATTGTAGCACAAGAATCAACCACTCATTTGGACGATAAGGTACCCACTATTGCTACGATGTCGCCTATTTTGCAAATTCCAGAAAACTTTGAGCAACTAGCAGATCTCTACGACTTTATTTTAAAATCCAACCACCAATTAATTGCTGAATCCTTTAGCCTTTCCAATCGTTGGTTAATACTCAGTGCTACCTATTATTTGGATGATATGCGCAGACAAGAAATTGTACAAATGCTAGACTCCCTAAGTTATCATGCTCAATCTTTTTTAAGCATATTAACCAAAGAATTCAAAATGCTCTCAACTAATTAA
- a CDS encoding J domain-containing protein, producing MKDYYYILGINKRATAAEIQRAYQKLSLKFHPEKNGHDPFFEGHYQQIKEAYQVLSDDHKRFRYDKALGDELSAEVDKILDGPAPTISSFFASKKASQKGEVLTISWEVLNAEEVHIDMIGDVASNGTQTIRLMESTTTKEYLTIELRASNRYSDKISTKTLSIKNLAYSPQEAALKRRQEVVLDKKNKTIEETSKPVSKKKKTTKQKNTRKPTSNKSSSNKQSINRRREEGAAYILIAVMFFIIVIMLYIIHSINPIF from the coding sequence GTGAAAGACTACTACTATATATTAGGCATCAACAAAAGAGCAACAGCTGCTGAGATTCAGCGTGCTTATCAAAAATTATCGCTCAAATTTCACCCCGAAAAAAATGGACACGACCCATTTTTTGAAGGGCACTATCAACAGATAAAAGAAGCTTACCAAGTATTAAGCGACGATCATAAACGCTTTCGGTATGACAAAGCATTGGGAGATGAGTTATCAGCCGAAGTAGATAAAATACTAGATGGCCCTGCTCCTACCATATCTTCTTTTTTTGCTTCTAAAAAGGCAAGCCAAAAGGGAGAAGTCTTGACAATTTCTTGGGAAGTACTCAACGCAGAGGAGGTTCATATTGATATGATTGGTGATGTTGCTTCTAATGGCACACAAACCATTCGTTTGATGGAGTCCACAACAACAAAAGAATATCTAACGATTGAGCTTCGTGCCTCTAATCGTTATTCTGATAAAATTAGTACCAAAACTTTGTCGATCAAAAATTTGGCTTATTCGCCTCAAGAGGCTGCTTTAAAACGTAGACAAGAGGTAGTTTTGGACAAAAAAAATAAAACAATAGAGGAAACATCTAAACCTGTTTCTAAAAAAAAGAAAACAACAAAACAAAAGAATACTCGTAAACCTACTTCAAACAAAAGTTCGTCTAACAAGCAATCTATCAATAGACGCAGAGAAGAAGGAGCTGCTTATATTTTAATTGCTGTTATGTTTTTTATTATTGTAATTATGCTCTATATAATTCATTCTATCAACCCTATCTTTTAG
- the mutL gene encoding DNA mismatch repair endonuclease MutL yields the protein MADLIQLLPDHIANQIAAGEVVQRPASVVKELLENAIDAGAKNIRLIIKNAGKTLIQVVDDGIGMSETDARMCFERHATSKIRQTEDLFSIRTKGFRGEAMASIAAVAQVEMRTKKQQEELGIQIKISGSKINSQEPCQTAAGTSIAVKNLFYNIPARRNFLKSDTVEMRHIIDEFQHVALAHPDTFFSLHHNSAKLYHLPISNLRQRIVGILGNKVNKNLIPIEEDTDIIKITGYIGKPEAAKKTRGDQFFFVNNRFIKSGYLNHALLSAYEDLLPEKVYPLYVVFFEINPKKIDVNVHPTKQEIKFEDERLVYNYLRVTARHALAQNSITPSLDFEVESGISQHLDEAHLNPSVLKSSFDRPQNDNQTFKSKVNNTSKSSFSGHQKQPKTETELSNLQNWDKLYENIENEAMEQGQKLEQEEQTLFSSSIGDRPSTQQNESDELTFSSKASAASSKNLSDSATTKHLYQLHNRYIVSPIKSGFLLIDQQMAHQRIMYERYLYQLEHKKATTQKLLFPQSVELSTGDAALLKELLPQLNELGLDIKEFGTNSFVVHGLPSELSQQNEQLIISQLLEQFKQNIDLKIELYDNLARSLAYQASIKAGKSLTAIEMQQLINELFACQVPYVGPNGHKTFISMDMVELSKRFE from the coding sequence ATGGCAGACCTAATACAATTATTACCTGATCACATTGCCAATCAAATTGCTGCGGGAGAAGTAGTACAACGCCCTGCTTCTGTCGTCAAAGAGCTTTTGGAAAACGCCATTGATGCTGGTGCAAAGAACATACGCCTGATTATCAAAAATGCAGGTAAAACACTTATCCAAGTGGTAGATGATGGGATAGGTATGTCTGAAACAGATGCCCGAATGTGCTTTGAACGACATGCCACCTCTAAAATTCGCCAAACAGAAGATCTTTTTTCGATTCGGACGAAGGGATTTAGAGGGGAGGCAATGGCTTCAATTGCAGCAGTAGCGCAAGTAGAAATGCGTACCAAAAAGCAGCAGGAAGAACTGGGAATACAGATTAAAATTTCTGGTTCTAAAATAAACAGTCAAGAGCCTTGTCAAACAGCAGCAGGAACTTCTATCGCTGTCAAAAATTTATTCTATAATATTCCTGCTAGACGTAATTTTTTGAAGTCTGATACAGTAGAAATGCGTCATATCATCGACGAGTTTCAACATGTTGCACTGGCTCATCCCGATACCTTTTTCTCTCTGCATCACAACTCTGCCAAGTTGTATCATCTGCCCATTTCTAATTTGCGACAGCGCATTGTAGGAATTTTAGGCAACAAGGTCAACAAAAATTTGATTCCGATTGAGGAAGATACCGATATTATAAAGATTACAGGTTATATCGGAAAACCTGAGGCTGCCAAAAAAACTCGTGGAGATCAGTTTTTCTTTGTCAACAATCGATTTATTAAAAGTGGCTATCTCAATCACGCTTTATTAAGCGCTTATGAGGATTTATTACCCGAAAAGGTTTATCCTTTATACGTTGTTTTTTTCGAAATTAATCCTAAAAAAATTGATGTCAATGTTCATCCAACGAAGCAAGAAATAAAGTTTGAGGATGAACGACTGGTTTATAATTACCTACGGGTAACGGCTCGACATGCCCTAGCTCAAAATAGTATTACTCCTAGCCTTGATTTTGAGGTAGAAAGCGGGATTTCTCAACATTTAGATGAGGCGCATTTAAATCCTTCTGTGCTAAAGTCTTCTTTTGACCGCCCTCAAAATGATAATCAAACCTTTAAGTCAAAGGTAAACAATACTAGCAAATCATCATTTTCTGGTCATCAAAAGCAACCTAAAACAGAAACGGAGCTTTCTAATCTCCAAAATTGGGACAAGCTCTACGAAAATATCGAAAATGAGGCCATGGAACAGGGGCAAAAACTGGAACAAGAAGAACAAACACTCTTCTCTTCTTCTATTGGAGACCGCCCTTCTACGCAACAAAATGAGTCTGATGAACTGACTTTTTCTAGCAAAGCCTCTGCCGCTTCATCCAAAAACCTCTCTGATAGTGCAACAACCAAGCATTTATATCAGTTACACAACCGATATATTGTTAGTCCTATCAAATCTGGTTTTTTACTCATTGATCAACAAATGGCTCATCAACGTATTATGTATGAGCGCTATTTATATCAACTTGAGCACAAAAAAGCAACCACTCAAAAATTGCTCTTTCCTCAAAGTGTTGAATTATCAACTGGAGATGCTGCTTTGCTAAAAGAACTATTGCCTCAACTAAACGAATTAGGGCTTGATATAAAAGAATTTGGTACCAATAGTTTTGTTGTTCATGGCTTGCCTAGTGAGTTAAGCCAGCAAAATGAACAGCTAATTATTAGCCAATTATTAGAGCAATTCAAACAAAATATAGATTTAAAAATTGAGTTATATGACAACTTGGCTCGTTCCTTGGCTTATCAGGCATCAATTAAAGCAGGAAAGTCATTAACAGCAATAGAAATGCAGCAACTAATCAATGAATTGTTTGCTTGTCAAGTTCCTTATGTTGGTCCTAATGGACATAAAACATTTATTTCTATGGACATGGTTGAATTAAGCAAACGCTTTGAATAG
- a CDS encoding ATP-binding protein yields the protein MKQYIYLYDPNLTLSERILKQSLLAVTVISFYCFILYGFIIKPNLGAPINSFISFIIFFILFLTSEDKKKHPFIRMFFTFYCLIALSFNWVFTNGIDGGTGYLYLLLIGFYAIASPSKYYLHFLFLIFINVILLFFIEFYWPNVIHQDLSEQHLLFCSISNLLVSLIVTAIGLLLVKVEYEKERQNVQEKKQYLIAANNARSRFLANISHEIRTPLNGVMGMAALLENSNPTTEQKEYVQTIKISSNRLLKIINEILDYSKAEAGKTELRIDPFSLIQCVEDAININHPKALEKELSLNYHIERNIPNILSGDGGKLQQILINLLGNAIKFTHQGNIHLYIQRINKVDQKITLEFSIKDTGIGIPQDSLSKLFDAFTQVDDSRTRTNSGTGLGLAISKRFVELMQGNIWVESTEKEGSTFYFTAKFDVLPNQSKLPSPIDTAIITPRTTVPNNLSILLVEDDKINRMLAIRLLEKMGYTVHSVTNGQEAINALKEGQFNFVLMDVQMPVMDGLEATRIIRQELDKQPIIIAMTANAMIEDQRLCEEAGMDDFLAKPINVKALEAILFKWKKTTIY from the coding sequence ATGAAACAATATATTTATTTATATGACCCTAACTTAACATTAAGTGAACGGATCCTCAAACAGTCCCTATTGGCTGTCACTGTTATTTCCTTTTACTGTTTCATTCTATATGGTTTTATCATCAAACCCAATTTAGGGGCTCCCATCAATTCATTTATCAGTTTCATTATCTTTTTTATTTTATTTTTAACCTCCGAAGACAAAAAAAAGCATCCTTTCATTCGTATGTTTTTTACCTTCTACTGCCTTATTGCACTTAGTTTCAACTGGGTTTTCACCAATGGGATAGACGGGGGGACAGGTTACCTTTATCTATTGCTAATTGGTTTTTATGCGATTGCTTCTCCCTCTAAATATTACTTACATTTCCTTTTCTTGATTTTTATCAACGTTATTCTTTTATTCTTTATAGAATTTTATTGGCCTAACGTCATACATCAAGATTTATCCGAACAACATCTACTCTTTTGTTCTATTTCAAATTTATTGGTCAGTCTTATTGTTACGGCTATAGGACTTTTATTGGTCAAGGTTGAATATGAAAAAGAACGCCAAAATGTTCAAGAAAAAAAGCAATATTTAATTGCTGCTAATAATGCACGTTCTCGATTTTTAGCAAATATTAGCCATGAAATTCGTACCCCCCTTAATGGCGTAATGGGAATGGCTGCTTTGTTAGAAAACTCTAACCCAACTACCGAACAAAAAGAATATGTTCAAACCATAAAAATCAGTAGCAATCGACTTTTAAAAATTATCAATGAAATATTAGATTATTCCAAAGCAGAGGCGGGCAAAACAGAATTGAGAATTGATCCTTTTTCTTTAATTCAATGTGTTGAAGATGCCATTAATATCAACCACCCTAAAGCCTTAGAAAAAGAACTCTCGTTGAATTATCATATTGAACGAAACATCCCCAATATTTTATCTGGAGATGGGGGCAAATTACAGCAAATATTAATTAATTTATTGGGTAATGCGATCAAATTCACCCACCAAGGAAACATACATTTATACATCCAGCGAATTAATAAAGTGGATCAAAAAATAACCCTAGAGTTTAGCATCAAAGATACTGGAATTGGCATTCCTCAAGATAGTTTATCCAAGCTATTTGATGCATTTACACAAGTAGACGACTCTAGAACTAGAACCAATAGTGGAACAGGCTTAGGTCTAGCTATTTCCAAACGTTTTGTAGAATTAATGCAAGGCAATATCTGGGTTGAAAGTACAGAAAAGGAAGGGTCAACGTTCTATTTCACTGCCAAATTTGATGTCCTTCCCAATCAATCTAAACTGCCCTCCCCCATTGATACTGCTATTATTACACCTCGAACCACTGTTCCTAATAACCTAAGTATTTTACTTGTTGAAGACGATAAAATTAATCGTATGCTCGCCATACGGTTGTTAGAAAAAATGGGCTATACTGTTCATTCCGTTACCAATGGACAAGAAGCAATCAATGCACTCAAAGAAGGGCAATTCAACTTTGTATTAATGGATGTTCAAATGCCTGTTATGGATGGGCTAGAAGCAACTAGAATCATACGCCAAGAATTGGATAAACAACCTATCATTATTGCAATGACAGCCAATGCTATGATCGAAGATCAACGCTTATGCGAAGAGGCTGGGATGGACGATTTTTTAGCCAAACCGATCAATGTAAAAGCACTGGAAGCCATTTTATTTAAATGGAAAAAAACAACCATCTATTAA
- a CDS encoding SMI1/KNR4 family protein, whose amino-acid sequence MWTEVLTKLDQLKAYDSRHQVFGAKNHRYERNELLSAEKIRQAASNLGVELPIELVEFYKTIGNGIVGPCYGLLPIEKLRTYQADQVYPGAAYFKALAKKHKDGHVYPNGSWELDQDELKGLLVIIPEGSGHEICLATKGTRRGQVVYVSTNGMVHDSIFNLIDLYHNWLDRELEIFDFMLDLLDKQLKEEEIIQKVRTKYQVYNEKERLLGLITYRQD is encoded by the coding sequence ATGTGGACAGAAGTGCTAACTAAACTTGATCAACTTAAAGCTTATGATTCACGGCATCAAGTTTTTGGTGCAAAAAATCATCGGTATGAACGAAATGAGCTCTTAAGTGCAGAAAAAATTAGGCAAGCAGCATCCAATTTGGGCGTAGAATTGCCTATAGAATTGGTGGAGTTTTATAAAACGATAGGAAATGGTATCGTAGGACCTTGTTATGGTTTATTGCCCATTGAAAAATTAAGAACTTACCAAGCGGATCAAGTTTATCCAGGAGCAGCTTATTTTAAGGCGCTGGCAAAAAAACATAAGGATGGGCATGTGTATCCCAATGGGAGCTGGGAGTTGGATCAAGATGAGCTAAAAGGATTGTTGGTGATTATTCCCGAAGGAAGTGGTCATGAGATTTGTTTGGCGACTAAAGGGACTCGAAGGGGACAGGTGGTTTATGTTTCAACAAACGGCATGGTTCATGATTCTATATTTAATCTAATTGACTTGTATCACAATTGGTTGGATAGAGAGCTTGAAATTTTTGATTTTATGTTGGATTTATTGGATAAGCAGTTGAAGGAAGAGGAAATCATCCAAAAGGTACGAACAAAATATCAGGTTTATAATGAAAAGGAGCGTCTGCTCGGTTTAATAACATATAGGCAGGACTAA
- a CDS encoding ABC transporter ATP-binding protein produces the protein MQHFWKTIQYLKYYKSYAILNILFNVLAALFTIASFLVLKPFLDILFVTEVVETTKVIETGFIANCKTYFNNTLNQYILDNGKNAGLILVSIIVITTFLFKNLFRYLALYVMVPVRYGIEKRIRQAVFQKLMYLPLSYFSEERKGDLMSRITIDVQEIQWSVLQSVETIVRSPIMIIGSLAVMLYISPLLTGFSFILILFVGLIIGGIAKTLKRKSTAAQESQGRLLSILDEALGGLRIVRAFNAESYQEQNFEAENQYYEGTMTRIMRRKDLSSPLTEFLGVAVVVVLLMFGGSLVFQGVFEASTFVVFITMFYNIIDPAKSFSSAYYAIQKGSAAIERIHQILAHPIHIQDAPDAQAIQQLKTGIEFQNVSFQYNSDRLILDTINLTIPKGQSIAFVGASGAGKSTLIDLIPRFYDIEQGAILLDGINIKDYQLKDLRGLMSMVSQEAILFNDTIYNNIVFGLENISQEEVERAAKIANAHEFIVQLEKGYQTSIGDRGSKLSGGQRQRITIARAILRNPPILILDEATSALDSASERLVQEALFRVMQNRTSIVIAHRLSTIQHVDKIIVLQDGKIVEQGKHEELLAVGGIYQQLVKLQAM, from the coding sequence ATGCAGCATTTTTGGAAAACAATACAATATTTAAAATATTATAAATCCTATGCGATATTAAACATTCTATTTAATGTTCTTGCTGCATTATTTACCATTGCTTCTTTTTTGGTTTTAAAACCATTTTTAGACATTCTTTTTGTAACAGAGGTAGTTGAAACCACCAAAGTAATTGAGACTGGCTTTATTGCCAATTGCAAAACTTATTTTAACAATACCCTTAACCAATACATTCTTGACAATGGAAAAAATGCAGGGCTAATTTTAGTTTCTATCATTGTTATTACAACCTTTTTATTCAAGAATTTATTTCGCTATTTGGCCCTTTATGTCATGGTTCCTGTGCGTTATGGAATAGAAAAACGCATTCGGCAAGCGGTCTTCCAAAAACTAATGTACTTGCCCCTCTCCTATTTTTCGGAGGAGCGCAAAGGTGATTTGATGTCTAGAATTACCATTGATGTCCAAGAAATACAATGGTCGGTTTTGCAATCGGTTGAAACCATCGTCCGATCTCCCATTATGATTATTGGTTCCTTGGCTGTTATGCTCTATATCAGCCCACTACTTACTGGTTTTTCGTTTATTTTAATCCTTTTTGTTGGTTTAATTATTGGTGGCATTGCCAAAACACTAAAACGGAAGTCTACAGCCGCACAAGAATCGCAAGGTCGCTTGTTGTCCATTTTGGATGAAGCATTAGGCGGTTTGCGCATTGTTCGAGCCTTTAATGCAGAATCTTATCAAGAACAGAATTTTGAGGCAGAAAATCAATATTACGAAGGGACAATGACTCGTATCATGAGGCGCAAAGATTTATCGTCTCCCCTAACAGAATTTTTAGGCGTTGCTGTTGTTGTCGTTTTATTAATGTTTGGGGGATCGTTGGTTTTTCAAGGTGTTTTTGAGGCTTCTACTTTTGTGGTCTTTATTACCATGTTTTACAACATCATTGATCCTGCAAAATCGTTCTCTAGTGCTTATTATGCCATTCAGAAAGGAAGTGCTGCCATTGAGCGAATCCACCAAATTTTAGCGCATCCTATTCACATCCAAGATGCCCCTGATGCCCAAGCTATTCAACAACTAAAAACAGGAATAGAATTTCAAAATGTTAGTTTCCAATACAACTCCGATCGCCTTATTTTAGATACTATTAATTTGACGATTCCCAAAGGTCAATCTATCGCCTTTGTAGGAGCTTCTGGTGCAGGAAAATCAACTTTGATTGACCTAATTCCTCGTTTTTATGACATTGAACAAGGGGCTATTTTACTGGATGGAATCAACATCAAGGACTATCAACTCAAAGACCTTAGGGGTTTAATGAGTATGGTTTCTCAAGAAGCTATTTTGTTCAATGATACCATTTATAACAATATTGTTTTTGGTCTCGAAAACATCAGTCAAGAGGAAGTAGAAAGGGCTGCAAAAATTGCTAATGCGCATGAATTTATCGTTCAATTAGAGAAAGGTTACCAGACTTCGATTGGTGATCGGGGTAGCAAATTAAGTGGTGGGCAACGACAGCGAATTACCATAGCAAGAGCCATCCTTCGAAATCCTCCTATCCTCATCTTGGACGAAGCTACTTCTGCTCTTGATTCTGCTTCTGAACGACTGGTGCAAGAGGCGCTTTTTAGAGTCATGCAAAATCGAACGTCTATTGTTATTGCACATCGACTATCAACCATCCAACATGTCGATAAAATTATTGTTCTGCAAGATGGAAAAATTGTCGAACAGGGTAAACACGAAGAGTTACTTGCTGTGGGTGGTATATATCAGCAGTTGGTCAAGCTACAGGCGATGTAA
- a CDS encoding beta/alpha barrel domain-containing protein → MKIKATSINNLTDARYFAAWNVEWLGFSLEIGHANYTRPQDVKEIKDWLVGPKIVGEFGMAQSLDEIQASIELLNLDAVQLGMFTDDQIALQLKQVVLIKEWVLEELSKLDDFATKCKDLAEQVDYFYLDLEKNGIDWNQLKNNPTALKKLQDLCQEYAILISISCPPAELKSFLDTVQPYGISLQGGEEEKVGVKSFDDLDEIFETLEELDLIGF, encoded by the coding sequence ATGAAAATAAAGGCAACTAGTATTAATAACTTAACTGATGCTCGTTATTTTGCTGCTTGGAATGTGGAATGGTTAGGTTTTTCGCTCGAAATTGGACACGCAAACTATACTCGCCCACAAGATGTAAAAGAAATTAAAGATTGGTTGGTTGGTCCTAAAATTGTTGGAGAATTTGGGATGGCACAATCGCTGGATGAAATTCAAGCTTCTATAGAATTACTCAACTTAGATGCGGTACAATTGGGCATGTTTACAGACGATCAAATCGCTCTACAGCTAAAACAAGTTGTTTTGATCAAAGAATGGGTTTTGGAGGAGCTATCTAAGTTAGACGACTTTGCCACAAAATGTAAAGACTTAGCAGAACAGGTTGATTATTTTTATCTAGATTTAGAAAAAAATGGCATTGATTGGAATCAACTAAAAAACAACCCTACTGCGCTAAAAAAACTGCAAGATCTTTGTCAAGAATACGCTATCTTAATTAGTATCAGTTGTCCTCCTGCTGAGTTAAAATCTTTTTTGGATACAGTTCAACCTTATGGAATTAGTTTGCAAGGGGGCGAAGAAGAGAAGGTAGGTGTTAAATCATTTGATGACTTAGATGAAATCTTTGAAACCTTAGAAGAATTGGATCTTATTGGTTTCTAA
- a CDS encoding NAD(P)H-dependent oxidoreductase, with protein sequence MNVLIINGNPRGESYTDALCNAYKTGALKANAQVKMIQLRALDFDLNLTRDFQEGKDLEEDLKEAIEYLKWCDHIVWVHPLWWASIPALMKGFIDRAFLSGVTYRYEKGKALPEQLLKGKTARIICTSDSPKWYYKFYLGSPATKQLKKGTLEFCGVRPVRTSYIAPIRNSTENFRKKWLDKVTSLGQQLI encoded by the coding sequence ATGAATGTATTGATTATTAATGGAAATCCAAGAGGAGAGAGTTATACAGATGCACTTTGTAATGCTTATAAAACAGGTGCCTTAAAAGCTAATGCGCAAGTAAAAATGATTCAACTTAGAGCGTTGGATTTTGATTTGAATTTGACAAGGGATTTTCAGGAAGGGAAAGATTTGGAGGAAGATCTGAAGGAGGCAATTGAGTACCTTAAATGGTGCGATCATATAGTTTGGGTGCATCCTCTTTGGTGGGCTAGTATTCCCGCTCTTATGAAAGGTTTTATTGATCGAGCATTTTTGTCGGGGGTTACTTATCGATATGAAAAGGGAAAAGCGCTGCCTGAACAACTTTTAAAAGGAAAGACAGCTCGTATTATTTGTACTTCAGATTCTCCCAAGTGGTATTATAAGTTTTATTTGGGTAGCCCAGCTACCAAGCAATTAAAAAAAGGAACGCTTGAGTTCTGTGGTGTGAGACCCGTTCGAACATCTTATATTGCTCCTATCCGAAATTCTACCGAAAATTTTCGAAAAAAATGGCTGGATAAAGTGACCAGTTTGGGACAGCAGTTAATATAA